The following proteins come from a genomic window of Campylobacter concisus:
- a CDS encoding formate/nitrite transporter family protein translates to MLNPAETAQAVSSSMEHKAHMPLTSIIFLAIMAGAAIAMGDIFWAHSTVGMAENQSIGLSNFIGGITFSCGLMMVVFYGGHLFTSSVLSGVSAYEGKLKLGQTIGYWAIVWIFNFVGGALIAYMYYYSGLPLKYDGYILQHFVPAAIGKITAPFHELFIRGIFCNVFVCMSIWTATSESNLSGKFFAIMWMIGAFVACSMEHCVANMFIITEAIISKAHYIAASGGDITAAAATLGHGITAEKLEVLNWGNFIGKNLVPVTLGNICGGLFFVGLVGFMANKFEMKKKA, encoded by the coding sequence ATGTTAAATCCGGCAGAAACCGCTCAAGCGGTCTCAAGCTCTATGGAGCATAAGGCTCATATGCCACTTACTAGTATTATCTTCCTTGCTATCATGGCTGGAGCTGCTATTGCTATGGGTGATATTTTTTGGGCTCACTCAACAGTTGGTATGGCTGAAAACCAGTCTATAGGTCTTTCAAATTTTATCGGTGGTATCACATTTAGTTGTGGTCTTATGATGGTTGTTTTTTATGGCGGTCACCTCTTTACAAGCTCTGTTTTAAGCGGTGTTAGCGCATATGAAGGCAAGCTAAAACTAGGACAGACTATTGGATACTGGGCTATCGTTTGGATATTTAACTTTGTTGGCGGTGCATTGATTGCATATATGTACTACTATTCAGGCTTGCCACTAAAGTATGATGGCTACATATTACAACACTTCGTGCCGGCTGCTATTGGTAAGATCACAGCACCATTTCACGAGCTATTTATCCGCGGTATCTTTTGTAACGTCTTTGTTTGTATGTCTATTTGGACTGCGACAAGTGAGAGCAATCTATCTGGTAAATTCTTTGCCATTATGTGGATGATCGGCGCGTTTGTAGCTTGCTCTATGGAGCACTGCGTTGCAAATATGTTCATCATAACTGAAGCCATCATCTCAAAAGCTCACTATATAGCAGCAAGCGGCGGAGATATCACTGCTGCGGCTGCGACTCTGGGACATGGCATCACGGCTGAAAAACTAGAAGTTTTAAACTGGGGAAATTTCATCGGTAAAAACTTAGTTCCGGTTACACTTGGTAATATCTGCGGCGGACTTTTCTTTGTTGGTTTAGTTGGCTTCATGGCTAATAAATTTGAGATGAAGAAAAAAGCTTAA
- a CDS encoding hydrogenase 4 subunit F yields the protein MDSLALILILPLLGALVLFLSPKNYAVLSGLHVLFSAATSVALLNNVLKVLSSGTFYSFDKFLFLDSLGCVFLVLIAVTGFIVNFYSIHYMRWELEDGHIHLSDLKKYYALSHVFIFTMTLSVICNNVAFMWAAIEATTLASVFLVAIHKDQKSTESGYKYIVLCSIGLAFALYATVLLYSATFSTLGDGEASMLFSSIMANAKNLNPDAAKLIFVFALIGFGTKAGLAPTHTWLPDVHAEGPAPISALLSGVLLKCAMLALLRYYAITAQAVGFSFVEGIMIVSGTITLFVAGFFLIRQHNVKRMFAYHSIVHMGVIAFALGVGGKFGLFAAIFHCLAHSFTKALAFCSTGNIARIYGHKDMSKMGGMVKIAPITTIMFGAAVCSLVGVPAFAIFVSEYNVFVGAITSGQYIAVALFAIALAVIFIADFAHFNMASFGEPKSVVVHNKEMSLLENLPLIALCALIIIFGVWHVDSFYTLVDNGVNIMMGALK from the coding sequence ATGGATAGTTTAGCTTTAATACTTATCTTACCGCTCCTTGGTGCTTTGGTCTTGTTTTTGAGTCCTAAAAATTATGCGGTATTAAGCGGACTTCACGTTTTGTTTTCTGCTGCGACATCGGTGGCTTTACTTAACAATGTTCTTAAAGTCTTAAGTAGCGGAACTTTTTATAGTTTTGATAAATTTTTGTTTTTAGATAGCTTAGGCTGTGTTTTCTTGGTGCTTATCGCTGTAACTGGATTTATAGTAAATTTCTACTCTATCCACTACATGAGATGGGAGCTTGAAGATGGACACATCCACTTAAGTGATCTTAAAAAATATTATGCACTAAGCCATGTATTTATCTTTACAATGACTTTAAGCGTTATTTGCAATAACGTTGCGTTTATGTGGGCAGCTATCGAGGCTACAACTCTTGCTTCAGTATTTTTGGTCGCTATCCACAAAGATCAAAAATCAACAGAGAGTGGCTATAAATACATCGTTCTTTGCTCAATCGGCCTAGCATTTGCACTTTATGCGACTGTTCTTTTATACTCAGCTACATTTAGCACTCTAGGAGATGGCGAAGCTTCTATGCTATTTTCAAGCATAATGGCAAATGCTAAAAATTTAAACCCAGATGCAGCAAAGCTTATCTTTGTATTTGCGCTAATTGGTTTTGGTACAAAAGCTGGTCTTGCGCCAACTCATACTTGGCTACCAGACGTTCACGCTGAAGGTCCAGCGCCTATCTCAGCTTTGCTTTCAGGTGTGCTTTTAAAATGTGCGATGCTAGCGCTCTTAAGATACTACGCTATCACAGCTCAAGCAGTTGGATTTAGCTTTGTTGAGGGCATAATGATCGTTTCAGGAACTATCACACTCTTTGTAGCGGGATTTTTCCTAATCAGACAACACAACGTAAAAAGAATGTTTGCATACCACTCAATCGTTCACATGGGTGTTATCGCATTTGCACTTGGTGTTGGCGGTAAATTTGGTCTATTTGCAGCGATATTCCACTGCTTAGCTCACAGCTTCACAAAAGCTTTGGCATTTTGCTCAACAGGCAATATCGCAAGAATTTATGGCCACAAAGATATGAGTAAGATGGGCGGCATGGTTAAGATCGCACCGATCACCACTATAATGTTTGGCGCGGCTGTTTGCTCACTAGTTGGTGTTCCAGCATTTGCTATATTTGTTAGTGAATATAACGTCTTTGTAGGAGCTATCACAAGCGGTCAATACATCGCAGTTGCGCTATTTGCTATTGCACTTGCAGTTATTTTCATAGCTGACTTTGCGCACTTTAACATGGCAAGCTTTGGCGAGCCAAAAAGTGTGGTTGTTCATAATAAAGAGATGAGTTTGTTAGAGAATTTACCTCTTATAGCACTTTGTGCCCTTATCATAATCTTTGGCGTATGGCACGTAGATAGCTTTTATACGCTAGTAGATAACGGTGTTAATATAATGATGGGAGCTTTAAAATGA
- a CDS encoding respiratory chain complex I subunit 1 family protein, with product MQTILLMIFQVVVIVLVAPLFDGMARKLRAKLQSKQGSDFFQTYRDIIKLFRRGRTVPECSHWVFRWAPFFLFATSAAVLAAIPITYSKDTVFGAYSDIFVILYLGALLRFVFGAASMDSGNPFAATGGGREQMLGVYVEPVMIMCLIVVMLAAKTSNLIEIQEMVKTGVIGYQIPSFAVASIAFLWCMYVETGRKPFDVAEAEQELQEGLLGEYAGSDLGLVQASLILKQFAMIGLFLTIFEPWNFSNPFLAIIVFVIKTGVFYVAAVFIDNFGPRFKMTSSLRKNALGALTISFVALTLYVVGV from the coding sequence ATGCAAACTATACTTTTAATGATATTTCAAGTAGTCGTTATCGTTTTGGTAGCTCCTTTGTTTGATGGTATGGCAAGAAAACTAAGGGCTAAACTTCAATCAAAACAAGGTAGCGATTTCTTTCAAACATATCGCGACATTATAAAACTATTTAGAAGAGGAAGAACCGTCCCTGAGTGCTCACACTGGGTATTTAGATGGGCTCCGTTTTTCCTTTTTGCAACTTCAGCTGCAGTACTAGCTGCTATACCTATAACATATAGCAAGGATACTGTTTTTGGAGCGTATTCAGATATATTTGTGATCCTTTATCTTGGCGCATTGCTTAGATTTGTATTTGGTGCAGCTTCAATGGATAGCGGCAACCCATTTGCAGCAACAGGCGGCGGCAGGGAGCAAATGCTGGGCGTATATGTTGAGCCAGTCATGATCATGTGTCTAATCGTCGTAATGCTTGCAGCTAAAACATCAAATTTAATTGAGATCCAAGAGATGGTAAAAACTGGCGTTATCGGATATCAAATCCCAAGTTTTGCCGTAGCTTCTATCGCATTTTTATGGTGCATGTATGTTGAGACTGGCAGAAAACCATTTGACGTAGCTGAAGCAGAACAAGAGCTTCAAGAGGGCTTACTTGGCGAGTACGCAGGTAGCGACCTTGGTTTAGTTCAAGCATCACTTATATTAAAACAGTTTGCTATGATCGGACTTTTCCTAACTATATTTGAGCCATGGAATTTTAGCAATCCTTTCTTAGCTATCATCGTTTTTGTGATAAAAACTGGAGTATTTTACGTAGCAGCTGTCTTTATAGACAACTTTGGCCCACGCTTTAAAATGACTTCATCTTTACGCAAGAATGCGCTTGGTGCACTTACTATCTCGTTTGTTGCACTAACACTTTATGTAGTAGGAGTGTGA
- a CDS encoding Crp/Fnr family transcriptional regulator, whose translation MKKSRLGLLQTQILDILTQSELDKFEYKNLPKTSIIYAEEIEIIFLKSGCAKLSFFEDGEEFILYRLEANNIAVLDDNCAFEILEDAKIYSISLSKIGEILSNIKVVDEILKAVLNAIIVQRQIIKSILFEDAKGRIANFLIELAREQDLKQNGYHYVFLPFSLKVLSSFVGLKRQSASTAFNELIKDDIIRKITPHEFLIIDYEKLESYTN comes from the coding sequence ATGAAAAAGTCACGTTTAGGCCTTTTGCAAACACAAATTTTAGATATCCTAACTCAATCCGAGCTTGACAAATTTGAGTATAAAAACCTTCCAAAAACAAGCATCATTTACGCAGAAGAGATTGAAATCATTTTCTTAAAAAGTGGCTGTGCAAAACTTTCATTTTTTGAAGACGGGGAAGAATTTATCCTCTACCGCTTAGAGGCAAACAACATCGCTGTTCTTGATGATAATTGTGCTTTTGAAATTTTAGAAGATGCCAAAATTTACTCCATAAGCTTAAGTAAGATAGGTGAAATTTTATCAAATATAAAAGTAGTAGATGAAATTTTAAAAGCGGTGCTAAATGCTATCATCGTGCAACGTCAGATAATAAAATCCATACTTTTTGAAGATGCGAAAGGCAGGATTGCAAATTTTTTGATCGAGTTAGCACGCGAACAGGATCTAAAACAAAATGGCTATCATTATGTCTTTTTGCCATTTTCTTTAAAAGTGCTATCAAGCTTCGTAGGGCTTAAAAGACAAAGTGCCTCAACTGCATTTAATGAGCTTATAAAAGATGACATTATAAGAAAAATAACGCCACATGAGTTTTTGATCATAGATTACGAAAAACTTGAAAGCTACACAAATTAA
- a CDS encoding NADH-quinone oxidoreductase subunit C, with protein MRGDKFVEILKNKVKILEVTRQADDQITVLVDRNDLPLAVKTLYYDIGGFISTMIPNDERQINGSFALYYAISMEGSKMTEADDFAAEDKCFITVKTLIPGSDPTFPSVTPLVPACVWYEREAYDMFGLVAEGLPDKRRLVLSDDWPDGLHPLRKDAMDYRYRPDPVDHRDEPDAEFLFPTGDAVVDVPLGPLHITSDEPGHFRLFCDGDEIIDADYRLFYQHRGMEKLAENRMNYDQMGYLAERVCGICGYAHAIACIEAAEKAIKLEIPLRAQAIRVICLEIERLHSHLLNIGLACEVTGNYNAFMHIFRVREYSMELAQLVTGGRKTYGNVVMGGLRRDMTNQEIKKGIEIINKLDVQISEIWDAVMEDKRQIGRWKGVGILDRQIARDFSPVGPNMRGSGFKRDNRYDHPYDFFKQIEFEVAVEHGCDVFAREMVRYKELKSSIHIIRQCFELMPQTPIMIDPVTMIKPENFALGHDEAPRGENVHWIMQGSAQKVYRWRCRAATYNNWPSLRYQFRGNNISDAALIVCSLDPCYSCTERVTLVDVRTKKSKILTEKDLKKFCQDGGVSKKDLR; from the coding sequence ATGAGAGGCGATAAATTTGTTGAAATCCTAAAAAACAAGGTAAAAATTTTAGAAGTAACTCGTCAAGCAGACGATCAGATCACAGTTTTGGTTGATAGAAATGATCTTCCACTAGCTGTTAAAACGCTTTATTATGATATTGGCGGCTTCATAAGCACAATGATACCAAACGACGAGCGCCAGATAAATGGCAGCTTTGCGCTTTACTATGCTATCTCAATGGAAGGTAGCAAGATGACTGAAGCGGACGACTTTGCAGCTGAGGATAAGTGCTTTATCACAGTTAAAACTCTTATCCCAGGAAGCGATCCGACATTCCCATCTGTTACTCCACTAGTGCCAGCTTGTGTTTGGTACGAAAGAGAAGCTTATGATATGTTTGGTCTAGTGGCTGAAGGTTTGCCTGATAAAAGGCGTCTAGTTTTAAGTGATGACTGGCCAGACGGACTTCACCCACTTAGAAAAGATGCGATGGATTATCGCTACCGCCCTGATCCGGTTGATCACAGAGATGAGCCTGATGCGGAGTTTTTGTTCCCAACAGGCGATGCAGTAGTTGATGTGCCACTTGGACCACTGCATATTACTTCAGATGAGCCAGGTCACTTTAGACTTTTCTGTGACGGCGACGAGATCATCGATGCTGACTACCGCTTGTTCTATCAACACCGCGGTATGGAAAAGCTAGCTGAAAACAGAATGAACTATGATCAAATGGGCTATCTTGCAGAGAGAGTTTGTGGAATTTGCGGTTATGCTCACGCTATTGCTTGTATTGAAGCGGCAGAAAAAGCTATCAAACTTGAAATTCCACTAAGAGCTCAAGCTATACGCGTCATCTGTCTTGAGATCGAGCGTCTTCACAGCCACCTTTTAAATATCGGTCTAGCTTGTGAGGTCACTGGTAACTATAATGCGTTTATGCACATCTTTAGGGTTCGTGAGTACTCTATGGAGCTAGCCCAACTTGTAACTGGCGGACGTAAAACATACGGCAACGTCGTTATGGGTGGCTTAAGACGTGATATGACAAACCAAGAGATCAAAAAGGGTATCGAGATCATAAATAAACTTGACGTTCAAATTTCAGAAATTTGGGACGCAGTTATGGAGGATAAACGCCAAATCGGACGCTGGAAAGGTGTGGGTATCTTAGACCGTCAAATAGCACGTGACTTTAGCCCAGTTGGTCCAAATATGAGAGGCTCTGGCTTTAAACGTGATAACCGCTACGATCATCCATACGATTTCTTTAAACAGATAGAATTTGAAGTAGCAGTTGAGCATGGTTGCGACGTTTTTGCTCGCGAGATGGTTAGATATAAAGAGCTAAAAAGCTCTATCCACATCATCCGCCAATGCTTTGAGCTAATGCCTCAAACTCCGATCATGATCGATCCTGTGACTATGATCAAACCTGAAAATTTTGCACTTGGTCATGATGAAGCACCACGTGGCGAGAATGTCCACTGGATCATGCAAGGTAGTGCTCAAAAAGTATATCGCTGGAGATGTAGGGCTGCAACATATAACAACTGGCCAAGCCTAAGGTATCAATTTAGAGGAAACAACATAAGTGATGCTGCACTTATCGTTTGCTCACTTGACCCTTGCTACTCATGTACAGAGCGTGTTACATTAGTCGATGTAAGGACTAAAAAGAGCAAAATTTTAACAGAGAAAGACCTTAAAAAATTCTGTCAAGATGGCGGGGTTAGTAAGAAGGATTTAAGATGA
- a CDS encoding formate hydrogenlyase complex iron-sulfur subunit, producing the protein MMKLFDITEKYGKATYAYPFEPYIVPENFRGQPNYTYDLCIGCAACGIACPSNAIELKMNEEQTKLVWEFDCGRCIFCGRCDEVCPTGAVRLSDSFELAVKFDKSALIQRGELEMQTCKCCGKPFTPKRLINFTLEKLGTANLLPGRLEEAKDYLYICPECKKNQSAERLTKGIEEAIK; encoded by the coding sequence ATGATGAAGTTATTTGACATCACAGAAAAATATGGAAAAGCGACATACGCCTATCCATTTGAGCCATATATTGTTCCTGAAAATTTCCGTGGTCAGCCAAACTATACATACGATCTTTGCATAGGTTGTGCAGCTTGCGGTATCGCTTGTCCTAGTAACGCGATAGAGCTTAAGATGAACGAGGAGCAAACAAAGCTTGTTTGGGAATTTGACTGCGGACGCTGCATATTTTGCGGACGTTGCGATGAGGTTTGCCCAACTGGAGCTGTAAGACTTAGCGATAGCTTTGAGCTTGCGGTTAAATTTGACAAGAGCGCTCTTATACAAAGGGGCGAGCTTGAGATGCAAACTTGCAAATGCTGCGGCAAGCCATTTACACCAAAAAGGCTTATAAATTTTACTCTTGAAAAGCTTGGCACTGCAAATTTACTCCCAGGCAGACTTGAAGAGGCAAAAGACTACCTTTATATCTGCCCAGAGTGCAAGAAAAATCAATCTGCTGAGAGGCTAACAAAAGGCATTGAGGAGGCTATAAAATGA
- a CDS encoding formate hydrogenlyase maturation HycH family protein — MIQVYKLTKRHMDDNDKLPRELKEIKIFSTCVGHGVGTIDFSEKILELSDEEFDEMIKNSGEYVKFKIGNLSKYFEVEIFAEHIAKLLPQLCECKLKEILANLKEGYIVLRKDF; from the coding sequence ATGATACAAGTTTATAAGCTTACAAAAAGGCATATGGACGACAACGATAAGCTTCCACGCGAGCTAAAGGAGATAAAAATTTTCTCCACTTGCGTGGGACATGGCGTTGGCACGATAGACTTTAGCGAGAAAATTTTAGAGCTAAGCGATGAGGAATTTGACGAGATGATCAAAAACTCAGGCGAATACGTGAAATTTAAGATCGGAAATTTAAGCAAATATTTTGAAGTTGAAATTTTTGCCGAGCATATCGCTAAACTCTTGCCACAGCTTTGTGAGTGTAAGCTTAAAGAAATTTTGGCAAATTTAAAAGAAGGATATATCGTGCTTAGGAAGGACTTTTGA
- the hyfE gene encoding hydrogenase 4 membrane subunit has protein sequence MQTLDILAICMIVTSLAVFGLRNLKLSIIAYAVETLLLVSIFFLLSEKFNAEQLTTWAIVAFFTKVIFVPAILFWLVKKLGVVSEDEPVGGFFVSPVIAMGFSLALSMSIHPIFLKFSLIKEEIMLIAAGTVFMMGIFGFMLRNSFIKQILAYCLFENGIHLSLALMAYNSHELVELGILTDAIFAVIIMSILAIRFYKAYDSLDTSKASNLRG, from the coding sequence ATGCAAACACTTGATATTTTAGCCATTTGCATGATCGTAACTTCGCTTGCGGTTTTTGGTCTTAGAAATTTAAAGCTATCTATCATCGCTTATGCGGTTGAGACATTGCTTTTAGTTAGCATATTTTTCTTATTATCTGAAAAATTTAATGCCGAACAGCTCACAACTTGGGCGATCGTTGCGTTCTTTACCAAAGTTATTTTTGTACCAGCTATCTTATTCTGGCTTGTTAAAAAGCTAGGTGTAGTTAGCGAAGATGAGCCAGTTGGTGGATTTTTTGTAAGCCCTGTTATCGCTATGGGATTTTCTCTAGCTCTTTCAATGAGTATCCACCCTATATTTTTAAAATTCTCTCTTATCAAAGAAGAGATCATGCTAATAGCTGCTGGAACAGTCTTTATGATGGGAATTTTTGGCTTCATGCTAAGAAACTCATTTATAAAACAAATTCTAGCTTACTGCTTATTTGAAAACGGTATCCACCTAAGCCTTGCTCTAATGGCTTATAACTCACATGAGTTAGTTGAGCTTGGAATTTTAACAGATGCGATATTTGCCGTTATCATCATGAGCATTCTAGCGATTAGATTTTATAAAGCTTATGATAGCTTAGATACTTCTAAAGCTTCAAATTTAAGGGGTTAG
- a CDS encoding hydrogenase 3 maturation endopeptidase HyCI — translation MKKAILCIGNPMRGDDDVGNEVGRIVEAELKEWKVFFGQDVPENEFSAIREFAPDILIVVDAMSGFDEDKIEFFDLSDDRDYIYSTHNLPTPVLLSYLRKICPKTLFLGISVLLENVLDFEEGLSEQAKKSARKAFLRIVEIDKNLVG, via the coding sequence ATGAAAAAGGCCATCCTTTGCATCGGTAATCCTATGCGTGGCGATGATGATGTGGGTAATGAAGTAGGTCGCATTGTAGAAGCTGAGCTAAAAGAGTGGAAGGTCTTTTTTGGGCAAGATGTGCCTGAGAATGAATTTTCGGCCATTAGAGAATTTGCGCCTGATATCTTGATAGTAGTTGATGCGATGAGCGGCTTTGATGAGGATAAGATAGAGTTTTTTGACCTAAGTGACGATAGGGACTACATCTACTCAACCCACAATCTCCCAACGCCAGTACTTTTAAGCTATTTGCGTAAAATTTGTCCAAAGACGCTTTTTCTTGGCATTAGCGTCTTGCTTGAAAATGTCCTTGATTTTGAAGAGGGTCTAAGCGAGCAGGCTAAAAAAAGTGCCAGAAAAGCTTTTTTGAGAATTGTAGAGATTGATAAAAATTTAGTCGGTTAA
- a CDS encoding NADH-quinone oxidoreductase subunit B family protein — translation MSLYQVPEDIKTANDLTAKLEHLKNIKRSFSVYRIDCGSCNGCEIEIFAAITPMWDPERFGFKLVANPRHADILLCTGPVTRQMYYPLLRAYEATPDPKIVVALGACGSSGGIFHDAYSVWGGIDKIIPVDVYIPGCPPHPASIIYGLGMALGIIDQKLHKKSYEEDNTLPPSVEKSVIGDILFERDLQAESRRLMSYIFGRILFEKYMNAIKCSKDVHDPSISREAVLTAIKKEEDPRYAECMGLLHNDVYLKYAKADKSFAIDVDSEVWSKR, via the coding sequence ATGAGTCTATATCAAGTCCCAGAGGACATAAAAACAGCAAATGATCTAACTGCAAAGCTAGAGCATCTAAAAAATATCAAAAGAAGCTTTAGCGTTTATAGGATCGACTGCGGAAGCTGTAACGGCTGTGAGATAGAAATTTTTGCGGCTATTACACCGATGTGGGACCCTGAGCGCTTTGGCTTTAAGCTTGTGGCAAACCCAAGACACGCTGATATTTTACTTTGCACCGGTCCTGTAACAAGACAGATGTATTATCCGCTTCTTCGTGCTTATGAGGCGACTCCAGATCCTAAGATCGTAGTTGCTCTTGGTGCGTGCGGAAGCAGTGGTGGAATTTTCCATGACGCTTATAGCGTTTGGGGTGGCATTGATAAGATAATTCCAGTTGATGTCTATATCCCAGGCTGTCCTCCACATCCAGCAAGCATTATTTACGGCCTTGGAATGGCTCTTGGTATCATCGATCAAAAACTTCATAAAAAAAGCTATGAGGAAGATAACACATTGCCACCTTCAGTTGAGAAGTCGGTCATAGGCGATATCTTGTTTGAGCGTGACTTGCAAGCTGAAAGTAGAAGGCTAATGAGCTATATCTTTGGTAGAATCCTTTTTGAAAAATATATGAATGCTATCAAATGTTCAAAAGATGTCCATGACCCAAGCATTTCAAGAGAGGCTGTGCTTACAGCTATTAAAAAAGAGGAAGATCCTAGATATGCCGAGTGCATGGGGCTTTTGCATAATGATGTCTATCTAAAATATGCAAAAGCTGATAAAAGCTTTGCGATAGACGTTGATAGCGAGGTTTGGAGTAAGAGATGA